Genomic segment of Peribacillus frigoritolerans:
CTCCAAAATCCGATCAACCATTGACAATGACAATGGTCGGTGATGTGATGATGGGACGTTATGTTGAAGAAGTTACGGAAAGGCACGGGTATGAATACCTCTTCCGGTATATGAAGCCATATTTCGCCAATTCAGATTATGTCAGTGGAAATTATGAACATACCGCTTTAAAAGAAGAGGTATCTAACTACAAGGAAGCAGATACGCCCATCCGATTAAACTCGAATACTAGTGGTGTGGAAGCCGTTAAAGATGCTGGCTTCTCTGTGGTGTCTTTAGCCAATAACCATATGATGGACTATGAAGAACAAGGACTTCTTGACACGATTGATGAATTCAAAAGTGCGGATATGCACTATGTCGGTGTTGGATCAAACACTGCCGAAGCAAAAAACAGCATCGACTATGCGGATGTTAATGGCTTACGTGTCGCAACACTTGGCTTCACAGATATTTACGGTAAGGATGCCGTGTCAAAAAATGATAAAGCCGGACTATTGAACTCCAACCCTGATATATTATTTGAAATGATCGGCAAAGCAAGGAATGCCAAGCAAGGCAACGCTGACTTGGTTGTGGTGAATATGCACTGGGGACAAGAGTATTCAACATCAACAACCGCTCGTCAAAAAGACTTGGCTAAGGCTATCATCGATGCGGGGGCTGACATCATCATCGGCCATCACCCCCATGTGCTTCAATCGTTTGATGTTTATAAAGATGGAATCATTTTCTATAGCTTAGGAAATTTCATATTCGATCAAGGCTGGACACGCACAAAGGATTCAGCTATGGTTCAATACCATTTAGCGGTAGACGGAAAAGCTACAATCGATGTCGTACCACTGCAAATTGAAGAAGCAACACCAAGGCCAGCTACCTCTTCAATTGACAAATCACGTGTTTACCGACAGTTGACGAAGGAAACGAGTGAAAAAGTCCAGTGGTCGAAAAAAGAGGATCGCATCGAGATTACCTTGGATCACAAGAAGGTAATCGACCATAAGGCACAACGTGAACAAGAGGAAAAGGCAGCAATGGAAAAGAAAGCTGCACTGGAGAAAAAAGCAGCACAAGAGAAAAAGGCCGTACAAGCTAAACAACAGGAAATGCAACCCATTCAATAAGGAACGCTTTGTCACTACTATTTGAAGAATGAAGACACACAACTTAGAAGCTCAACGAAAAGGGGGAACAACCGATGATTAACCGTATGACGGGAAAAGTGCTCATATCCCTAAGCTTGCTCATATATATTGCTGGATGTTCGAAGACACCCCCTATTTCTGACACGAATGATCCGATAAAGAGTAAAACGGAACAATCATATGGGGTCAGTTCTTCAAACCCAATCGCAATAGATGTCGGTATGGATATATTGGAAAACGGCGGAACGGCGGCTGATGCCGCCATTGCGGTATCGTATGTATTAGGTGTAGTTGAACCTTATGGATCTGGCGTGGGTGGCGGCGGCGGTATGCTGATTGCCCCGGAATCCGGCGATCCCGAATTTATCGATTATCGTGAATCCTCTCCGGAAGACCCAAGTTCAAGACACGATACAGGGATTCCTGGCTTAGTGGCCGGCATGCAGGTTATAAGTGATAAGTATGGGAGCGTTCCAATGGCAGATCTTCTTCAGCCGGCGATAGATTTGGCTGAAGACGGATTTGAAGTCGACGAATCGTTATCATCACGATTAGAAGCGGCTCAGCCAAGGATATCTTCCGATGCGACTTCACTTTTTTATCCTGATGGTGATGCCATTAAACCAGGCAAAACCCTCGTCCAAGAAAGACTTGCCGAAACATTGAAGAAGATCCAGCAGGAAGGTCCTGATGGTTTTTATAAAGGGGAAATTGCGCGGGATATTAAAAGAGAATCAGATATCGACTTGATGGATTTAAAGCGCTATGAGGTGAAAGAACGGAAGCCGGTCCAAGGAGCATTTGCCGGTTATGATGTTTTTACCGCCCCTCCGCCCTTTTCAGGAATTACAGTTCTTGAAATGTTAAAGCTAGCCGAGGAAATGAACCTAGGTGATTCTTCAAGTAAATCAGCTTATATGAAAGTCTTGGGGGGCATCACGGATACTGCTTATCAAGATCGGTCCGCCCATGTTGGAGATGGAATAAGTCACTCCAAGGCGGAAAAATTGCTCTCCCCCATTCACTTGGATAATCTTAAAAATAAGATCAAAAGTGAAAAATGGGAAGATAAAGAATCGAATGGTTCCGAAGAACATGAAAGTACGACACACTTTGTGATAATGGACAAGAATGGCACTGTCGTTTCCACAACAAATACGCTCAGTAACTTTTTCGGATCTGGGGATTATACGAATGGATTTTTCCTTAATGATCAATTGAAAAATTTCAGGTCCGGCTTGAACTCTCAAGAGGCATATAAACGGTCAAGAACTTTCACCGCTCCGACCATTCTCAAGAAACCTGGGCGGGAATCGATTGGGATCGGCTCACCAGGCGGTGATAGGATTCCGCAAGTATTGATGCAGGTTCTTTATTCTTATACAGAAAATGAAGGAACATTTCAGGATATCGTCGACCGTAATCGGTTCGTCTTTGATGGAAAGAAGATTTATACAGAAGCCAAGCTTTCGGATGAAACAATATCCGACTTGGAAGATTCAGGATATGAAGTCATTCAGAAAATTTCCCCCATGTATTATGGCGGGGTTCAAGCACTCGTTAAAAACGAGAAAAATGGACAAATATCCGGAGCTGGGGATAAACGAAGAAATGGAAGCTGGAAAGCTCAGCAATAAACGAGCAATCCAGCTCCTCCTTTTCTAAATATCACATGAATTTTAGCGATGTATAAGGGGACTTAGAATATGAATATCGTAAAAAAAATAACAAGCTGGGTCATACCCGTTTTTATAATAGCTGCCCTGCTTGTGACAATGAATACGTTTAAACGGACAGAAACGTTAACACCCGACGAGCAAAAAAAGATAGAACAATATACGACTGTCGAAAAATGAAAAAAGCCGGGGCATCCCCGCTTTTTTTATTTTTGCCGTCAAAGGGCGAAAGATTAAAACCAGTACAGATACGGAGGCTAACCATGAAGAAAAATAACTATACTGATTTTATTGAACTAGAGCAAAATGAACAAGAAGACCTCGATTACCGCATCATCGTTCATCACAGGAATCCTGATATTGCAGTTCTAGCCATACATGGCGGGAACATCGAACCAGGAACTAGCGATATTGCAGCCGCACTTGGAGAGAGACTTTGTGCAAGCACCTATCTATTCGAAGGTCTTAAACCAAGAGGCAACCAGGTCCTCCATATAACATCCCACTTGTTCAATGAACCGGTCGGCGTTTCAATGGCAGCGAACGCACAAACCACCCTTTCCATTCATGGCCACTACGACGTACATAATGCGCTGGTTTACATTGGCGGAAGGAACGAACCATATAAGAACCTTCTTCAGCAATGCCTCAACCAAGCTGGATTTCAAACTGATCATGCACCGCAGCACCTTTCAGGGATGAAAGTAAACAACATCACCAACAAATCCAAAACGGGTGCAGGCGTGCAATTGGAACTTTCCACTAAGCTTAGAAAAAGCTTTTTCAAAGGTGATGACTTTACCAGTAAAAACAGGGTAAATCACTGTGATCTTTTTAAACGGTTCGTTACTGCCATTGAAAAAGCGACTCTTGAATATAAACAGATAGAATGGCCTTCTTAGTCCATAAGGCTTTCAACTTGACCGAAGCTTTCGAATTTCTCGGCAAAATAATCTGACGAAAGATTGGAGATATGAACGCCCGTGTTTTCCGTTGTATGGAGAAAACGGCCATCACCTAGATAAATACCTACGTGGGTCACACCCAGCCTTGTTCCTGTGTCCCTAAAAAACACTAAATCCCCTGCCTTTGGATTTTCGATTTTGGGCAGCAATGAGAAGTAATCTGCTGCAGAACCCCGTTTTACTGAAAGGCCCTGTTCCTTCATGACCCAATAAATGAATCCGCTGCAATCCATTCCGATCATCGGATCTTCTCCACCGAAAACATAGTTGAATCCGCGTAGAGTGTATGCATACTTGATGACATCATATGCTTTATCATATGCAGCCTCCTGGTTTACATAAAACGGATATAACGGGTTGCTGTATAGTTGAAGATACTGCCCTTGCATCAACTCATCCGTAGTTAAAGCGTTACGACTCTTGATCGTACTCATGGAAATGCTGTAATTCTCCGATATACTTTTAAGCGTTTCTCCCGTTTGGACGATATGCTCTCCTTTAGGCGTATATGTTTTGTAAGCCACTTGGAATTTTGCAAAGTAATCTTCTGTAGTGGATCTCACCTGAACCGTTTCTGCACCGTATCCAGAATTGACAAATTGGTTTTTGCCGACATAAATACCCGCAGTCACGACTTTTAAGCTGTCTTTTTCCAGAAAGAATATAATATCCCCCATTTTCGGAGTGGCTGTATCCATCCCTTGCTTATAAAAACCATCTACTGTCAAACGGTCGACCGGCACATTTTGCCGGGAAAGCACCCAATGAATCAATCCGCTCGAATCAAATCCTTTTTCAGGCGTCTCCTCTCCAGCTGTCTTTTTAAACCCTATAAAGGATTTCGCATAATTTGCAATTTTTTTTCCTCTCTCCGACCATTGATAGATGGAAGGAGTATACGCCGTTTGAATGATTGTCAACCTTTGGCCCGCAAATAACTTATCATCCGGTAAACCATTCGTTTTCATTAATTGCTCAGCCGATATCTCATATGTCTTGGCAATCGATTCAACCGTTTCGCCAGAGGTTACAGTATGCACAGGATCTGCTGCCTCGGCCTTTAAGCCAGGTAAAAAAGTGAAATTGACCATGAATACCAATGTAAGTATCATACCGCTTAATTTTCCATTAAACATTTTAACCCTTCCTTTATACGCTGAAATATTTTTAAATATACGATGTTCAAGTAAACTTCAACATATGAATCTTTTATCCTACCATCCACCCAATCAGATGAGCCTTAACTCTCATCCCAACAATATTATCGGCGAACCTTATAAAACATTTAGCCTATTTTTTACAAATGATCATCAATCCGATCCAATAAATCACTTTCAAAATAAACCATTATTCCTATATTATGTTCTTTTACCGTCACAGTGTGACTTTCCCTGGAGCTACCCAGGTCATGGAAAAATAAATGTTCATGGTTGGAATCGAAGAATTACTAGAGGATTTTATTATTTTTTTGTACAGAATGGGTAAAGTTAGATTAGGCCAGTGATGATAAAGTCGTACTAACGATATAGGAGTGAAGATGTTCAACATAGTTTAGGAGGGACAACGTATTTGAGGTTTGGCATAAACAGACGTTGCTGTAACAGGATGAACTACACATTAAGCTTAGCAATCTCTAAAAAAAGAGCTCGTTTTTTACATGATTAAAAATATTGATGGCCCCATCGGACTCCTATATTACAGATCAAACGAAAATTTATTATGAAGGCGATGGATTTTTGAACAGGAACCCGAATCCATTGGTATCATCCATCATCTAGCAGAAGAAAATAAGGGGAAAGCTTAAAGCGCCTTCCCCTCGTTTCTATGAATCTATGGCATGTACACCGTTTTAATATGTGAAAGCTTCAAAAACACATGATCCCCATTGGCTGTCGTTAATTCAACCAAGTTGTTTTCCGCTTTTTTAAGCATACCGATTTTCATCGGGTCCTCTCCCCCATCAAATACTACTAGCTTTCCTGCATTTTTCTTTAATTGGTCTTCCAAAGAACGCAGCATCGGCACATCTGAAGGGTTAACGGGAAAACTCTCTTTACTGAGTGTATAGGGTGTGGCATTTTGATTGTACGGAGTAAGCCATTTAAGGTGATGCAGCGAGACATACATCATTTTATATACAGGCGAGAAGAATGCAAAGTAATCATTGAAAACATTGGTGATATAGCCGTGTAAAGGAATGTGTCCAGCTACATGGACTTCTGAAAAAACCCCTTTTGCGTTAATTAGTGTTTTACGATAGGAAATCGACGCCATGTCTTCCATCATGGGGGACTCCATGGGAGTTTTAATCTCGTTATCTACCTCTGTACTCAGATTGAATCTATGGACGTGCAGCATAGGAAAATACAAAAACTGCTGTCCATTGAACAACACTAGAATATCCGTGCTCAGATCAGTTAGAATTCCTTTGAAAGTTTTTTTTCCTGAGATTTGGACATCAATCTGTTTACCCAGTAATGCAAAAGCATCACTCATTACTATCTCCTCCTAGGGGGTTATTCAGCTAAAAATCATTTGCACCCAATAAAATAATAAGAGCAGTGTCACCACTGTCGCTATTGGTATGACTATCAGGGATACACTTAAATAATCTTTCCACTTAATTTTC
This window contains:
- a CDS encoding C40 family peptidase: MFNGKLSGMILTLVFMVNFTFLPGLKAEAADPVHTVTSGETVESIAKTYEISAEQLMKTNGLPDDKLFAGQRLTIIQTAYTPSIYQWSERGKKIANYAKSFIGFKKTAGEETPEKGFDSSGLIHWVLSRQNVPVDRLTVDGFYKQGMDTATPKMGDIIFFLEKDSLKVVTAGIYVGKNQFVNSGYGAETVQVRSTTEDYFAKFQVAYKTYTPKGEHIVQTGETLKSISENYSISMSTIKSRNALTTDELMQGQYLQLYSNPLYPFYVNQEAAYDKAYDVIKYAYTLRGFNYVFGGEDPMIGMDCSGFIYWVMKEQGLSVKRGSAADYFSLLPKIENPKAGDLVFFRDTGTRLGVTHVGIYLGDGRFLHTTENTGVHISNLSSDYFAEKFESFGQVESLMD
- a CDS encoding DUF2642 domain-containing protein — its product is MSDAFALLGKQIDVQISGKKTFKGILTDLSTDILVLFNGQQFLYFPMLHVHRFNLSTEVDNEIKTPMESPMMEDMASISYRKTLINAKGVFSEVHVAGHIPLHGYITNVFNDYFAFFSPVYKMMYVSLHHLKWLTPYNQNATPYTLSKESFPVNPSDVPMLRSLEDQLKKNAGKLVVFDGGEDPMKIGMLKKAENNLVELTTANGDHVFLKLSHIKTVYMP
- a CDS encoding gamma-glutamyltransferase family protein codes for the protein MINRMTGKVLISLSLLIYIAGCSKTPPISDTNDPIKSKTEQSYGVSSSNPIAIDVGMDILENGGTAADAAIAVSYVLGVVEPYGSGVGGGGGMLIAPESGDPEFIDYRESSPEDPSSRHDTGIPGLVAGMQVISDKYGSVPMADLLQPAIDLAEDGFEVDESLSSRLEAAQPRISSDATSLFYPDGDAIKPGKTLVQERLAETLKKIQQEGPDGFYKGEIARDIKRESDIDLMDLKRYEVKERKPVQGAFAGYDVFTAPPPFSGITVLEMLKLAEEMNLGDSSSKSAYMKVLGGITDTAYQDRSAHVGDGISHSKAEKLLSPIHLDNLKNKIKSEKWEDKESNGSEEHESTTHFVIMDKNGTVVSTTNTLSNFFGSGDYTNGFFLNDQLKNFRSGLNSQEAYKRSRTFTAPTILKKPGRESIGIGSPGGDRIPQVLMQVLYSYTENEGTFQDIVDRNRFVFDGKKIYTEAKLSDETISDLEDSGYEVIQKISPMYYGGVQALVKNEKNGQISGAGDKRRNGSWKAQQ
- a CDS encoding CapE family protein, whose product is MNIVKKITSWVIPVFIIAALLVTMNTFKRTETLTPDEQKKIEQYTTVEK
- a CDS encoding poly-gamma-glutamate hydrolase family protein gives rise to the protein MKKNNYTDFIELEQNEQEDLDYRIIVHHRNPDIAVLAIHGGNIEPGTSDIAAALGERLCASTYLFEGLKPRGNQVLHITSHLFNEPVGVSMAANAQTTLSIHGHYDVHNALVYIGGRNEPYKNLLQQCLNQAGFQTDHAPQHLSGMKVNNITNKSKTGAGVQLELSTKLRKSFFKGDDFTSKNRVNHCDLFKRFVTAIEKATLEYKQIEWPS
- a CDS encoding CapA family protein, coding for MKRTLNAKEKTLIFIKRTKKKNLKYTGIILPILLIALVITTWMGRAEEVKTTAPKSDQPLTMTMVGDVMMGRYVEEVTERHGYEYLFRYMKPYFANSDYVSGNYEHTALKEEVSNYKEADTPIRLNSNTSGVEAVKDAGFSVVSLANNHMMDYEEQGLLDTIDEFKSADMHYVGVGSNTAEAKNSIDYADVNGLRVATLGFTDIYGKDAVSKNDKAGLLNSNPDILFEMIGKARNAKQGNADLVVVNMHWGQEYSTSTTARQKDLAKAIIDAGADIIIGHHPHVLQSFDVYKDGIIFYSLGNFIFDQGWTRTKDSAMVQYHLAVDGKATIDVVPLQIEEATPRPATSSIDKSRVYRQLTKETSEKVQWSKKEDRIEITLDHKKVIDHKAQREQEEKAAMEKKAALEKKAAQEKKAVQAKQQEMQPIQ